GTTTGTACTAAGTTGAGTGCTAAGAAGATCTCATACATTAGACCTAGAGATTTTATTTACTATGCTTTGGCTCACTCCATTGCTTTTTGGAGCTCCCTTGTATTTTGAGTGTGAATACCAAGATATGCTTGTATCTATATGTATACTAAATAAATTCATGCGATTCCTTGTTTGGgatgttgtgaaaattttattatgcttttgcatattattattaattagaagatataattaaaatggACATGTATTGAAGTGTGACGTTTTGAGGCGTTACAacctgtgacatcctgaattttcgaccttgtctcgataaaatgaaatgggcttttcatcaacgcgcctatggtcctttttctgaactgatcactcatgagttaattaacctattgggtgaagccgttaagggatataattAAAACAAAATCCCTAAAAGATACTCGATAGGTTGGATTGTACTAAAATCGTGtccggttgattttaaccatgaaattgaactcggtttcgGGAATTGAACATTCGaccatgtcacaatttatttttaggacatcatctcatcttttgaagaaatcCCGTCGAACCCGGCATTTTGGCGGAAAATCAATTTCGGCAAAttggaaaaatggaagaaatttgGATGGGCACCTTAATTGGCAATTTTGGCTACCCATTTGAGTTGGTTTGTGTAGAGTTGAAAGGAAATTCGTAGGAGCTACTGAGTTGCTACATTTGGCCaccaaaatgacttgatttggtgaggaattgaaggaaaatcaagagaaattcGTATGGACAGCCTCCTCAACAAATTTGACCATCAAATTGAAGTTATTTGTGGATAATTGAGGAGAAAACAGCCATTGGTGGATGCCTTGACTTCCTTGGATGACTGAAGACTTTGTGGCTTGCACTTGAGTGCtagatatttcaaatggattCTCATTGGTTGCATGGTTGACTTTCTTGGCTCCTTATCCCCCTTGTTTccccccttcttcctcattcATGCGATCAGCCCCTAGCAAAAGCCaacttcagcttcttcttcacttcACCTTCTTCATGTCACTCCATTGAAGCTGCAAGCTACCAGCCTTCCACTTCCAACAAACAACCCACCACTCCACTGTCTTTAGTCCAACGCTGCACCACCGAGCTGCGACGCCAGCCCTGCTAGCTCCTTCATGAGCCCAGTCCCCCGCGACCAACATCCTTGAGCCGCTAGCTCGCATCTAGTTCACCACCGTCCAACTCTAGTCATGGCCTCCTCCCGTCTGAACCCTAACCCAGCTTGCCACTGTCGGTCTACCAGCCATCCGCCATCAGCCCACCTCACTGTCGCAACTGTCCAGCCTTAAGCCGAGCTCGATCCAGCTTAGTCTAAAACCAGCTTCTAGCAGCAATCAGTGAGCTTGCAATGCTATTTTCAGCCTCTTCCAACCCTCCGTTGGAATTATCGTAGGCACGAGATCTCACTGCTGTTGTGCCACCATTGCCATGAACTCGTTttctcgctaatccggtgagttaactccctaatacttgattagattgttaattgcacttaaggGGTTAGATTAATACTAATTAGCTTAGTTAAATTAGTATTAAGTGATATTAACCTTAAGATGGATTAATGTTAATATAGTTTGGTTAGATTAATCTTAAGATGGATTAATGTTAATCTAATTGGTTAGATTAGCACTAATGATGGTGGTTTAGTCTAATTTAGTGGATTTCCCTCGGATCTGGTTACTGGACCCTCACCATTTGTTATTTTCGCGGGATCAAATGTGCTACGATTTTGAGGttaattccttcttgaaaaatgttctaGACATCTTTAGTTATGGCATATATTTTACTTAAGATTTtaaggatttaaaaaaaataatgagatttcAGCTTTATTATTTGTAAAACAGAATTCTGATTATGCTAGAACTTGTGACTTTTTGGTATTCAAAGAATTTTAATCAACTCTTAAGATCCAATTTTTGAAAGAGtgtcttcacaaaagttgttcatcaCATCTTGTAATTTAACATAGTCATAATTCATatcaaatggacaagttttggaTCTCGAACTAAACtggttttgaaaaatagaatttcTGGACTTTGACATAGTTTTGGTAATGGTTTGGGCGATTTACTATTCTCATTCTAGAAGGATTTGGGTCAAGGTGTCTtataaaaaatgttcatttaaGTATCCTTTagaacatattcaaatttaagaattttctgagttcgtTTGATTATGTTTTTGGAATTAAACTTGGAGACGTGCGAGTGGTCCGGATTTTTGCCAATTAGGGCCGATTGTAgttttgtggttgttcttgATATGTGAAATCGATTGCTAAATTATGCAATCGAGTGATTATGTgatgactattgaaagatgatGTATTGTGTTGAGGAAATCAAATATGTTGTGAACGGGTAAATGACTAAATGCTACACGACAACGAAATTTCGTATGAGTCACTTCTAGAGTCTTGTAGTCAAGGGTTAAGTGTTACATGACTACTTGAGTcacatgggagccacctctagggcCTTGCACTACCGATTTGCAAAGTTAAGGGCTAAGTTCTACACGATAATGTAACTTCGTGGAAGCCACCTCTAGAGCATTGTACTATTGCTATATGTggtcaagggctaagtgctacacgataacgtaatttcgtgggagccacctctaagGCTTTGAGTTTAGATATTGAGCGCGAAATGAACCATCGATATGAGATAGTCATGCcttattatggaaaaaaaattgtgtgacactgaatgagacgtgtcataacggtttggccttataattgggacgCATGTGATTGTTTGAGAATGAAATGAAGTGTCTTGGTTATTAAATACACTTGCTAcgtttatatatgtatatgagatgtactaatgtgtagggaggtgctgaggcgaggtaagtcctatatggtgcatgtttaggctacctctaggtgaattctcgtcctaatcggggtttagggtgttgACTTGCTAAGATTTATTCTTACCCCATCatgatttaaatattttcaggtctCTAGTGTGGAGAATCCGGAGCCCGAGGCAGAAGGGTCTAGAGCGTAGGTGGCGTAGTAGTCTATTTTTGGAGACAGACTGATGTTTATAAACCATAGGTTTGGCTTGACTATTTATAAAGTGGGTTTTGTGAAAAAGGCGTAGCATGTTTTTAGACTATCCTTGTGTTTGATTGTTGTCTGGGGTTTATGAGTTCGCTTCCGCGTgtgcataaaatgaatgggtcagtgaTGCGTCCTGGGAACGTCACAATTTGATCGACTGTTGAGAGATGTGCGCATGcccgaggttcggggcgtgacacaacCTACACTcaaaaccactaaaaaaaacTTTGATGTCCTTAGTGTCCCTTATTGAGTTCTTTggtaatttcttcttcttgcattaaattaaaattgcaagaTTTATTCACTTTTACATTGTTTCACAACATTTAGTAGGGTACACACATCTAACAACTAATAATTTTTGAGTAGATGTTTGGCAATCAACCTGATTTATATATTACTATATACATTGGCTTCTAAAGCAAAAGTAAGGTTAGGTGATAAGGTTCTCTGAAAGGCAATGCTTATGGTGAGCACATAGGATCAAAATTGCTCAATCAAGTTGGCATAAGATTTGTAGAATTAGGAAGGACCagctactttttatttttatttttatctataaCCTAATCAATggattataaaaagaaaaaaaatcaacgtgTAGAATCTTCACAAGAAATAGGCCTACATAAGTAACTAAAATAATCTGATCATTGATGTTCAAATTAAAGACAGAAAGGAAgatgaagcaaagaaaaagttgtCCATGCTTAGATGAGATCTCCACCTGTTTACACCAAAAAAATAACCAGCTTCATATAATCGATTAATGGAGAGACATAATTTCGTTAATTGAGAATTTGGTTAAAAAGTGAGTAAAGGACAAATGTGGATTGACAACTACATACGAGAGCAATCGACAACAGGTGAAGAACGATCAACAAGTGATCAACAAGTACCATTTCTTATTGACAAAGCCTACGGGTGACAGAATGCTgtcaaattttgataaatgttgGATAGAAGAAAGGGGAACGGGTTGGTCAAAGATGTCAAATCGAGGCACAAGTGCCAAGTGAAGGTTCAATGTTTCAAATGTTCTTGCAATTTGTAACAGCTTATGGGAAATATTGATTAACGTGCAAATAGTTAGCCTGAAATCTTGAAAAATGTGCATTTGTCACTGTACTTAGTGTAGTAATTGTTTGTAAGTAGTTGTAATTAGTGAGCTATAGATGTTTACGATAAGCGTGATAAAGAgatcttgttttcttcttcttcttttccctaaaCATCAAGTTAATGAAGttctttatttctatttatctcATTCTTTGCACAATTATTTTCCTATTGCtctaatttcccaaattgatcttttatttcttttcaattccaACCCAAGCAACTTTTGTCCAAAATCAACATAGGACctatttcataaaaatgaaaattaactgtTATTTGACGAAAGATTCTCACATTATGAGCGAAAATCCCTTTTTAAGTGAAACAATTGCAAACTGCAACCGTAAGAGATCAAACATAATCATATCGAAATTATCTAAAACATACACAATCACCTAACATGAGCGATCGCATCTTTTTCACTTCATCCTCTAACTTCTTGAATTGCACTTTCGATCTTCTTGGCCATAGATTGGAGGCAAAAATCAACGTAAGAGCTCAAATCTTGGGGCCCCCAACCTTCAACTGGATCAGACACAAAAGACCACTCAATCATGCACCCAACCATCTTACCATCCCCGTCATTCACGGGCATCACTCGCACTGTGGAAACATAGGACTTGAGCCCCATATTGTTATCCAAGACCTCATAGCTGAAGCACCTGTCACTACGGTCCATCATGAGGAGACGCTCATTGGCCCACTTCAGCTTCGACGGGTCCGAGTCACCATCGGGGGAGGCGAAGGTGCAGTGCCGGATGAGGCCGGGCTGGCCTGGGACGCCCTCTACTCGGTGGCACGTGTCGACGGAGGGAAGCAACTTGTgaaggttgcaaaagtcctccaaGAATGGCCACGCTTGGTCCGGTGTTGGCCCTTTCAGCTCAGCAATGGCCTTGCCTTCCCATTTTGGTTGGGTTTCTTCTgccattgagagagagagagagagagagagagagagagagagagttgttggGTTTATGGCAAAGATGGAGATACTTATAAAGAAATCTTcagttttccatttttcaacGAAACCATGGCATTGGCGCACGTGGAAGTGCACGAATTCTCAAGTATGCTAACTGAATATGACAATTCGCCCTGAAAAATAAACGAGGCATAAAATGCATGTGTATTGAATGTGATATGATCTCAAAAGCCACGTTGCACTTTCTCCTCCTAAAATAACAAGGGTCATACAAAAGGACATGCTTAATGGTGtgggaattaaattaatttactcTTTACCAACAAAACTTAATTTGCAAAATTAGGTGTATCTTATGCTCAAATGATTTAACAGGAAATATTAGCTGCTGTTAAGTGGCCA
This genomic stretch from Eucalyptus grandis isolate ANBG69807.140 chromosome 3, ASM1654582v1, whole genome shotgun sequence harbors:
- the LOC104437785 gene encoding lachrymatory-factor synthase-like: MAEETQPKWEGKAIAELKGPTPDQAWPFLEDFCNLHKLLPSVDTCHRVEGVPGQPGLIRHCTFASPDGDSDPSKLKWANERLLMMDRSDRCFSYEVLDNNMGLKSYVSTVRVMPVNDGDGKMVGCMIEWSFVSDPVEGWGPQDLSSYVDFCLQSMAKKIESAIQEVRG